Below is a genomic region from Oreochromis niloticus isolate F11D_XX linkage group LG13, O_niloticus_UMD_NMBU, whole genome shotgun sequence.
ccttcatcaactctggactcaatctgctggaagaacaaaaaaactcccAGAAGTCTGAAACAGGAGAATCTGCAGAGAAACACTTCTACCAGAGTACTGtggacaaggccttacagagtccaaatggacacctggacttgttcctccgcttcctcctgggtctttcactgcagaccaatcagactctctTAGTAGCCCTGATGTCACAGACAGGAAGTATCTCACGAATCACTCTACCAAAagtccagtacatcaaggagaagctcagtgagaatctgtctgccgagaaaagcatcaatctgctccactgtctgaatgaactgaatgatcgttctctagtggaggagatccaacagcaCAGGActtcaggaagtctctccacaggTAAACTGACTCCTGCTCAGTGCTCAGCTCTGACCTTCATCTTGCTGTCATCAGAAGAAGATTTGGATAAGTTCGATTTCAAGAAATACTCtacttcagaggaggctcttctgagaatgctgccagtggtcaaagcctccaacaaagctctgtaagtaaataTGTGATCATCACTTCATTCTTAAAATCATGGGAAATAAATCAGATGTGCTCAGTTAAAAGAACACTCCAGCATTTCTAGCATttctaaaacacattttgttctGTAACTCTTATCAAAGGACAATCCAGACCCAGCTTATAAGAACATGAGCTCTGATGCTTCAGGGTCTCTGAGAGGTTTATTGTCTCCAACTCCAGGAGTTTGGTTGTTTTATTCTAAAGCACAAACTTCAGCTACCAGACTTCACCTACATCTTTTTCTGATGTTCGCAATTTAAGTTCAAGTTTGTACCTCACTTTCAGTGCACACtctccttttttaaatataaatctcTGCTGTGCTGTCATGTTTTCATCCCGTATGGAGGGAGAACTTCGGTCTTCATTACTGAAATTGCCTCTAAGGTCATATTTCTTGTCAGTAATTATATCTAACTATAAGGCTTCCATAACCAGGGTTCCCACAGAATTACTCTCTGGGTCCTCTACAGTTTCCTCCCACTGTCAACAGACATGCAGTTAGGTTACCAGGTGATGTAAACTTCATGCAGGTGTGAGTAAGAGTGGTTGTCTGTACATCTCTGGGCTTAGTGGAAGAGACTGGATGGAtctctgctttgtctttgataTATCCTGACAGCAAACATTCTCCATGAAGTCTGTTTCAGCTCATCTCCTTTATAAACACCTTTAACAGAAACAGTTTTATACAGCTAGTGTTTAAAATCCAGTGTTCCTCACAGTACACAGTTAATGAGCATAATGATTATTGAATTAGTAAAATTTTCTAAAATAATTGTTTTAGTTAATATTGTATGATAGCGTACACAGAATTATTAGCTCAGTAGGCTGAGTGGTCCCCCATGACCAAGGGTCAAGGGTCGAATCCACCGAATAGCTAACTTGTGGTACCCCTGAGTAAGGTACCATCAAGGTACCAATCATGTGTGCTGGATTGGTAGCACTCATAGTCTCATAGGTTTAAAATAAAACGTCAAGGTTCAACATATAAACAAATTTCATTTGATCacatatattgtttgttttttttgtttttgtttttccctttctctctcagACTGAGCAGCTGTAACATCTCAGAGGAAGGCAGTGAAAATCTGTTGTCAGTCGTCAGCTCCCAGTCCTGtaatctgagagagctggacctgagtatcAACAGCCTGAAGGCTTCAGCAGtaaagcttctgtctgctgcagtGGAGAGTCCACACGCCAAACTGAATATTCTGAGGTCAGATCAATTTGtattctgtttgtttctgtttgtttatatgtttggtatttttttgttttgtttatatctTTATCCAATTATCCTTGTTTCaaagcatttttattcatttccaAGTTAAAGTGAAATTTTACTAACCTGCTCAGCACAAGACAATAAGCTATTGCACCCTGGTTACACTTCAACAACaatcttttttcatgtttttatcttcAGACTTAACATCTGTGAACTCTCAGAGGAaaactgtgaagctctgtcctcagttctcagctcacagtcctctagtctgacagagctggacctgagtatcagaaagctgcaggattcaggagtgaagcttctgtctgctggactacaaagtttaaactgtaaactgaatactctgaggtcagatcagaaaacattttgtttttagaatTATTAATTAAAGTTCATCCATATGATGTTGTATCGTAGTATGTTaatgtttcctttaaaaataGAAAGTCAAGATTTAATGTTGTGAAATGTATTTACAAATTCTACATGAGTATTTGTTGTATAgacttcttttatttttcagactgagtggctgtaacctgtcagagagaagctgtgaaactCTGTTGTCAGTTTTCAGCTGCCAGTCATccagtctgagagagctggacctgagtaactctgacctgcaggattcaggagtgaagcttctgtctgctggactAAAGATTTCACAGTGTGCagtggaaactctcaggtcagtaTTCAAACTTTTCCACAGATGATCATTTGAAATGTGATTTATATTAATGTATAAACAGGAAACCTTTATACAGCTGTCAAGTgaacttttatttacatttgagtgGATAATTGGACTCTAAATTCTCTAAAAAATTGTTATAGTCatgtctttctttatttaaaaaaatacttcatGAACTGCCTAATTTAAAGATTTAGAGTTACAGTTTGATTTAAAGAATATTAGACAGTaacataataaatatatttatttcacttcttcatgagagaaagaaagggatgACTGGGTGAGCTCCAGTGGTTCATCCCAGCAGAGAGAGCGGCACACTGGGCTGCAAATGATCACAGTAGTAATAGCCATAGTTTGATAAAACAGGCTGTTACCCTGTAGATAAGTCACCga
It encodes:
- the LOC109204869 gene encoding NACHT, LRR and PYD domains-containing protein 1-like codes for the protein MSQTGSISRITLPKVQYIKEKLSENLSAEKSINLLHCLNELNDRSLVEEIQQHRTSGSLSTGKLTPAQCSALTFILLSSEEDLDKFDFKKYSTSEEALLRMLPVVKASNKALLSSCNISEEGSENLLSVVSSQSCNLRELDLSINSLKASAVKLLSAAVESPHAKLNILRLNICELSEENCEALSSVLSSQSSSLTELDLSIRKLQDSGVKLLSAGLQSLNCKLNTLRLSGCNLSERSCETLLSVFSCQSSSLRELDLSNSDLQDSGVKLLSAGLKISQCAVETLSTPVTPVCQPGHH